The genomic interval ggggtgacctcatggcagcctttcagtgcctaaAAGGAGCCtgaaaacaggaggggaatcaactcttggaaagggtagataactgcaggacaaggggaaatggtttgaagttgagggagagaagattttggttggatatcagggggaagttctttactatgagagtggtgaggtgctggaacagctgcccagagaggctgtgatgccccatccatccctggaggtgttgaaggccaggttggatggggccctgggcagcctgggctgctatgaaatgtggaggttggtatTAAATtggtggaggttggtggccctgcctgtggcagggggttggaacttcatgatccttgaggtcccttccaaccctgggcattctgtgattctgtgaagatagGAGTGCACACAGAAACGTTCATTTACCTTAACTTTGTGCTGTTCTACTGACTGACTTTTTGTACTTGGTCAAAGGAACTAAACTGAATTTAAGGTTTTTTTACACACGTGGACAAACCTTTTCTCAACTACTGCAGGCAAAAAGTATGGCCTGTGGAAGATCATACAAGCttctaggaagaaaaatggTAAATTTAAGTGGGAACACCATCCCCTGGATAGCCCATGATTCCTCATTCAGATCTGTTCTGCCTTCGGCTGAATTGCTTTTTGGATCTTCATGTTTCACCTCAGAAGTCAGGAAAATATAGTATGTGTTTAAACCtgtttttggaaacaaaatctTAGCTAATAAACTACTTACCACAGACAACATATTCGCCATTGTCGCTCCCAGATAGGCACTGAAGagtgctgtgaaaaaaaaaaaagataatttcagGTGAGTTTGGTTGCTCATAGCATGGAGGAGACCAGCAGGAAGAAACATCTCTCACGCTTCCTTGGGTAGCTCAACCAGTGCTTATGAAAATGGCTGGGAAGCCCTCTcttaaaaatctttcctttgcagCATGCCCTCCAACCTCCTgtggaaagggcaaaacaaagaAGACGTGAAGTGATAAAAAGTGTGAATATGGAAATAGAATCTTCTGAAACATGCACTGACATGGAAATAGGTTGATGGATGGAGTTAAATGGGAAAATAACCCTTCCATTTCTCCTGCCTCTAGGGCTAGAAGGTGGGTCAATGAGATACAAAGCTAAATCTTTTTTATATGCACACTGAATGAGCAATAGTTTAACTCCCAGCTCACTGTGATATTGAAATTTCATACTGAATTGCCTTATAAATAATTCTTCAATCATTCTGTGTTGCTTAGCTCATGCCTCTGGTATCCATTTCAGTAGACTGGGAAAATTATGCTGCCTAATTCCAGATGCAGACTGATCTTGAGCTCCAGTTTTCTTAGTGTACATAATTAGCCTCAAAATGAAGCATCTGATTTCAAAGATGTTAGTTAATCTACTgattgcttcttttgttttgaacacAGCTCTTAGCTGCAAGTCAACACACTGTTTTTATCTTGTCAGGGTGCATTAGAGCAACAGCTCTAACATCCACCTCCACCGTCTGTCTGTCTAGCCCATGTCTGTCCAAAAGTGGCTATCTGGCTTCAGTCCACCTCTAGTATCAGTGCATCTTATCTTGTTTCAAAAGGAAGTCATGTTAGTAATGAAAATCCATAGGGTACATACCACAGGCAATTGCCAGCAAATGTGTCTGCCAGGTGAATGCGTAGAACATGCCCCCAATGGCAATGCATGAGAGGGAGCTGTTGTAGCTCCATAAACCAGAGTAGATCGTGCTAAAAGGTGTTGCTAAGctcagtgctgcaaaaaaaaagtcaaaaatatATCATTTCTTAGCCGAACAGCTGAGAAATAGCCCAAACTCTGTTTTTGGGAGCTCAAGCCTGCATGTCTATGCTGAATTCTGGTTTGTTGCCATGTTGTGACAGTCCAAGACTAAAGACACTTCAGACTAATGTACTCGCTGTGGATTTTCCCTGGTACTGCTGAGCTGAATTTGGCCTTACAGTTGCAGCAGCAGATATATTAGTCAGCGAGCGTACATTTAAACTCTGAACGAGTCCCTAAGGCCTGCACAGTCAGACTTGTGGCAATGACTTTTATTAAGCTGCTCCTAAAAACATCAGGATATATCcagaaatgaagtatttcaggATAGAAAGCCATTTCAGCCAAAAGTGCATTACTTTCTTCCGAAGATTTCCACCGTCATAAAATGGGGTAAGAGAATGTGGAAGTCAATCAAAAGAATTCTTAAAACAGAAGAGCTcgtttttttttcaagcaataTTTCTCCAGTGGAAAACACATTTGCAACTATAAATGttccagccactctgcttcCTCTTTTATTCTCTGCATATACCTGTGGATCAAATAAAGTCCTTACCTGCCAACATCCCCACTGCTGATCCGATTGCTGCATGCAGGCAGATGAGTGGAGATGAGATAAATAGAGCAAGCAGGAAAATTCCCCCAGTCCAGGGATTATCACAGCCATAAACCTGGCCCACCCCAATTGGAATGGATTGCAGCAGCTGAgtgaatgaaagagaaaaaaaaagacaacttttttttcttaatcctctttgttgctttgttaaaaaaaaaaaaaaaaaaaaaaaaaaaaaaaaaacaaccaccaaaaaaacaacaaaatcaagcCAAACCTAGTTTAGGTGGTCGCTTTCAACCTAGTTTGGCTGAGTGGtagaaattctgtttgtttcaggaGGTTTTATGAAAATGGTGGCTTGGATGGGAAGAAAATGATGGACCATTCCCAAAGGAGTGGATGTTCCCCTGCTTTGGACAGGAGAGAAGAACTCAGATTGGCTGGAGGTATAGAGATGGTTTAGAGAAAATTTCCTTCAAACTGCTCTGCTCCATCAGCGTGGAATGGTTCATTTATAGTACCCATAAAATTATGTGTCACGGTAAAGGTTCTTTTGGAAATGCAACCTGTGTGGTTTGCTATTTAGTGCCAATTAACTTCCTTAATCACTCCCTGGGAACCCCTTAAAATAGACCACTGAGCCTTAGGGGAAAGTGCTAACTCTTCTGTCTGCTGTTTACTGTGCTATGCAGCAGAATAAAATGCTTCTTTGGAAAGGTCCCACTTGATTATTAACTAAAAAAAGTTTGTAACATTTCTGTCTTAGTAATATCTGCTTTATCATGCCTCCTCAGAAAGACTGCTTTCTGATGCATTTTCACAAGTACTCTGAGTGGAAAGCTAAAAATGACTTATGAGTTAACTGACCCTTAGCATAACCTTTGCTATGAGGTGGTCATCAGTATCTGCACAGTAATGGATAAATATGTTGCAGACAGCCTTTGAAGACTGTACTATAAATATTTAGATTCAACTGCAAAGAAATGATACTATATCCCCAAAAATCCTCTTCTTGTTTTCAGGATATCAGAAATCTCAGTTCCTGGAGTAAAGCCTTATGTATTGGATAAGACCTATTTTGTAAGTGCAGTGTAAATGTATTGCCAGGCCTTATTATGGTGATGTAAAGGGGGATAAGACGGTTCCATAACGCTTTTAATGGAGAAAGCTGTTTAGGGCATTCTACCATTGACATGTCAGCGTCTGTCCAGGTGATGTTTGGTGTTGTTGTTGCAGGCTGAATGACGGTTGTAGGGAAGAAGAGGTTATGGGGTCCTGATGCAGCCAGATAGAGGGTCAAGGCCAAGTTGAAAGGCAAGGTGAAAACAGGCAGATCCCACTTAGAGAAGACTGAACCTAAAGCGCTGGTGAAAACAGGGctgaaagaagaacaaaatggTCTCACTAGGAGATCAGCAAATTCCCTGCCTTCCACAGGTCACTTAGCAATGTATAGATTCCTGCTGTGCTATGCAATATGGTACGTGGTGAATTTGGTGAACCTGAGGGGACTAGGGTCCTCTGGTCCTCCACTGGTCTGGAGTTATTCCCCAGATCAATAGCTGTGCttagttttttatttaatttttattttctgaaatacctgATATGGATTGTGTAGAGGGTACTAATGCCAGGTCTAACTGACCTGGAAAGAAGGCTGTGTGCCTTTGTTCAACCTTAGGGATTGGGTCCATCAGAAGGCAGATATCAAAGGCGTACTTATTAAGGTGAGTATAACACTACATGAACTTCTGGCAGATGGATAATATATGGAATCTAGAAATCTCCAACTAGATATCTGGGGACCAAAGACCagctttcaatattttcattatccAAACACCTGGCAGACTATGGTGCCATATTTATCAGTAAAGTATTATTAGCTCTTTGTTTCCATAAGCATCAAACATCTTATCTCGTGACCACTGAGCAGCCTTTGTGCCTGGTGAGGTAAATTTTCACGGCACTTTTACACAGCAACTTAAATAGATGAAATGCTTGTGGTTGATGATGgcagggaatcacagaatcaaggaatcatagaatggcctgggttgaaagggaccacaacgatcatctaaTTTCACCTGAGACAAGAATGAACTGATGCATCACATGGCTAACGTTTAGGGCACTGAATTACATAGGACCTGCCAtcaattttccttttgctcGTTTGGTTTATTTATGATTATGGGAGTACTACACCTGTTTAAAAGTATAAATTGTAATCCAAGATTTAGAAGCACATACATGTCAGTcatgtttcttttccactgtaGAGTGCATAGCACATAAAGACacaatgaatcacagaatcacagaattgtaggggttggaagggacctccagagatcatcgtgtccaaccccccaTGGCTCAACCATTCCTTCAGTTAGGAAACCCTGGGGCTGGAGTTAGAAGCAGAGATGTCTCACTTACCATGTCACTGACACCAGTGCTACCGGCAGTAGAAGCCACCAATGGTAATCTCCCTTAGCAGAGAAGACTGCTATGAGCAATCCCACCAAGACCCCATTGTAGCCATACAAGCCTGCTGCTATGGCcgatctgaagagaaaaaaaaaccacaacaaacaaCTATCTTGAAATCTTTTCCCTGCAGGTGCTTCACCTGCATCATCCCTTCCTATCCCATATAACCAAGACTCTCTGATGCTGACCTGCCAAGGCTTGTGTACTGACCTTCAGCTTCACACACCTGAGTACACACTTGAATCCTTTAAGCACCCCCTACTCTTTCCATCGTTCATAAGTGTCCTCGCAGAGCAGTTGTAGCTGGTGTTGTTGAGAAGATCAGTCTAGCCCTAACAGTTTCAACTAAGGATAGGTGCTCCTTTCATCCATGATTCTTATTTCACACGTATGTGAAAGTCTAATACAGTTTGACACATATGTGATAGTCTTACCTGTCTTGACCCAGAATAAGTGCTGTTAAGGTTGAGACAACTGTTCCTAAGCAGCCTGTGAGTGTCCACCATGGGTTCTGCACCAGGAAACCAGCGACTACGATCAGACCACTGAGGGGATTATTGACAAACATCACCTGGGAGATCCCACGCAGCACCCAGTCAACAAACTGGATCATGATGGGCTTATCTGGAAGAGATCAAATTAAGTAATATGAATAACTAAAAGCACACGGATGAGACTGATTTGGGAtaggttatttatttttaaactcatAAACAGTTTTGGCAGAGTGACTTTGGCAGCATGACTGAAGCAATGAATCAAAAAGACTCTAAAACCTGACTGAGAATGGTTATGGTCTGTATTGAAGTCTTGCATCTGGAAAGCTGAGATGAGCAGAGTGGTTGCCAGAGTCCCGTGCTGAAGAGTATCCTGGACCAGTTTCATATACACTGGCTAATTTATGAGGCCTGTGCCTCAGATGGCAAATTGTACGTGTAGCCAATTGCTGATTTATTATGGGGACCAAAGACACTTACCTATGTGTAATTTGGCTTCACAGTGGCGCTAGGCTTGATAGAAATGGATCAGCTGGTAGGGGAGGGAATATTCTGAAGAATGGCAGGGCACAGAATAACCATCCTAGCCTGTGTTCTTTGGTACTACATTCATTTTATCCGTGGCATGTCAGGAGGTAAATGTCACCTCAGCCATCCTCAAGATTTAAGCAGCAGATGTGGCTCTCTgcacaaagctgcatttttcccatagcacagaaataattcagGGCAGATatcatttctgttctgctccagCTTGAATCCTGTTACTGAGAAGTTAGTTATTACTCTTTTAATATAATTCTTCTTTGGACTCCCCCAGTTAGTTATGGTGAAATAATAGCTTTACCTTTCAGCCAGGCACCAAATTCCTTCATGTCTCCTGTGATGTacccaacagctctgcagactCTCTTTCCGCCTTTACTTAACTGACTTTGCTTTCTTGGCTTTCTTTCCCCCCTGGTTTCTATCTTGACATCAACGCTGTTTTCCATGGTGAGGATCTGAGCCTTTGGTAGAAtccaaggaaaaacaaataacatgCAATTCATTGCAATGACTCTTACTGGTGTCTGCTTGTCCTTTTTTCTACATGTTATTTCtcaaatagaatcatagaatcatcatagaatcatagaatggcttgggcttgaaggaacctcaaggatcaccaagctccaaACTCCCTGCTGCATTCAGGGCCAACAGCCTCCctatttaataccagaccaggctgcccagagcctcatccaacctggccttgaacacctcctgggacagggcatccacaacctctctggacagctgttccagcaccttaccactgTCCTgctaaagaaatgttttttttttctggagctgaaagaggaaaattctTCGTCTGAACACCTGATTCCCAGGTTTCCTTGAGCATGGTTTCTCTCTTCATGCTCACTTGGGACTTTCCAGACATTCATACAGCCATGGATTTGAACACTCAAAGGAACCACTGCCATTATGTCAGTGTTATTTCACCTGATCTTAATGCCTTGATCAActgtattacttttttttttcagaaatcaagCAGTTCTAATTTAAAAGGTGACTTTAAGCAGAGCGAGGTGGCACTAACAGACACTGGTTTCACACAAGTTGAAGTTCACCTCAAAACCCAACTTGTTAAGAGTTTCTACCACACTTAAGAAACTGCTGCAATTATTCCATACACCTCACACAGCTCTAGACAACTTCATTCAGTCACATGGCTCAGAGGATTGCACCTAACTGTAAAAACTACTTAGAAAAAATGCCTCATAGCTGATTTGTTACTTGTTTTAAGGGCCAGTTCTCAACATGAACTCAGCAAGTTAAAAGCATCCAAACTTGCCCTGGAGTGTGCTCAtttttttgaggaggaaaagaacTAATTGTTGGTCGTTGtttagacaaagaaaaaataaagaccatagaatcataggaccacagaatgacctgggttgaaaaggaccacaatgctcatccagttccaacccccctgctatgtgcagggtcaccaaccagcagaccaggctgcccagagccacatccagcctggccttgaatgcctccaggcagggatggggcatccacagcctccttgggcaacctgtttcagtgcctcaccactctctgggtgaTGAGATGAGATTGAATGTTGAATAAATATAGAAGCAGAGATGCCTTGGTTCTCCCCAGTGAGTGCAAGAAGTAAAGAACTTTGGTTGTGAGTTAGTAGTTTAAGTAAGGTGATAGATGCACTTAAGTATCGCAGTTGGTGCTCAACTTGCTCAACTCGCATCTTTAGTAAAAGCCTTCTTGGCAGCTGGAGAAAAGAATCTGTATTTTAGAAATAGGGGTGAAAAACAATTAAAGCAGCCTCCTTCCTGGGCATTAAGCTTGCAGATGGGTGGAAGATGTACATCCTGGCCAGTTccctgttactgcagatattaTACATAACAATGAGCATTTTATGTCTTTGGGAAATTCCCAACTAATTCAAGGATAAGACCAACATGACACTAGCTGAAGGCAGGACCAGTATGTAGAAGAATGTGGAATCTGCCTTTGGGTAGGACACAAGGGCAAGGAGCTTAGCTTGaggagggaaaaatgaaaaagatgagaGCACTGTTAAGGACAATGTCTCAGTGCTGGAGGGCTTTTTCCTGGCTCAGTTATAATTCATTACTTTGATTCATTAACCTTTGCTTTTAccatattttattctgaaataatggAATAAGTGAATTGGATGCACTTTCACTTAAATCAAAATTTCCAGCCAAGATAAATGCTCTTCATTTGGTGAAAGtgcatttacattttcaatttaaagAGTCTTTCTCCCTAGGTAACTTAGGCTCTCTCTGACACTAACTCGTAAAACCACATGCTGTTGCTATTGTACTTTCAAAGAGATGCTCTGTGTCCATGTTTCCCTGCATCCTGAGTAGATACTTTTATTGAGAATGTGCAGAGATATGGAGATGCTCTCCCATGTGGAGTGAAAAGTGCTGGAGCCACTTTCTGGTCCACTTGAACAGTGGAATTCTGTAGTGAGTGTCTGAATGgagcttcatttctttctcatttttaccTTGCAGCATGTAATAACTGCATACTCCAAGCCCTTTTattttagattggatataagaagatttacagtaagggtggagaggcagtggcacagattGTCCAGAGGTGTGGTGGAtgctggagacattcaaggtcaggctgagcacctgatggaactgtgggtgctctgcagcaggaagtTAGATTAGATGGTCCTTATGGACCCCTTCCATCTCAAACTATAAGCTTGGTTGTgatgtgtgctgtgcagcttGCACAAACTTTggaaggcagcactgcacagtgcaAGAGAATTACCCAATACCCGtgttgcaccagggtaagtttaggttggatatcaggaaaaatttctttacagaaagggttgttaagcagtggaataggctccccaaggaggtggttcagtcaccatccctggatgtgtttaaaaactgcttaggtatggtgctcagggacatgatttagcagagggttgttagagttagggtaatATAGTTGgattgtggttggacttgatgatctttaaggtcttttctaacctgagcaattctataaATTCATTTGCTCTGGATTTTAATGGACTGGAATGAAGTCAGCTCAGTGAACTGGCATGGCAAAAAGGCCAGGTGAGCCACTTCCACTATTCTGGTCTGAATTTCATCTCTGATGAAGGCTGTGTCAAAGCCTTGCATATCTGTTCttccagaatattttaaatgagaatgcTTTGGAGGTGATCATGGGCATCACCTGGTTAAATTCATGTCATTTTTTCCCTGCTTGTCAAGTGATGTGTCTACGAAGGTGGGCTGCTGGAGGGACATCACATGGACATCAGTCCAAATTTTCTATTACACAACACATGCTACAGTGGAAGGGTGTAATTATGAAACACCCCAGCacttgcagagcagcctggtggTTAAACCAGACACACATTTTGGGTTTTTGTGACACAGTGGAGGTCCATACCCAGTTCTGTTGCTGGCACGCTGAACCACACCCCAGAAGCTGCATGGTGGTTTCCTCCTGTGCAGTGGTTCAGCTGCCACTGACTGTGGTGATAGGTATTTCTGTCCCTTGGAAACTCTTTTCCATAGCTACATAGCTACTCAGTCATCCTGAAAAAGTATGAAGTACCAGTGAGCCACTTGGAAAATGGCAGCAGCGGAGGTAGAAGAGAACCTGTGGGTCTCTTCAAACAGCTTGTGAAATTATGAGACGTGGTGGCTGCTCTGCACGCTCATCCTAAAGGTTTGTGAGCACATTACCCTGCCATACAGAATAGGTAATGGCAGCTCTTTAAGAAAGGATAGAGGACAAATGGCACCTCATCCCAGAGTAATAGAGATGTTCAGAGAATTTCAGCACAGAGATgtctgaattttaatttaaggTGAAAAGTGTCCCTGCTGATGGGGATTGCAAGAAGGCTGCTCTACTGCAGGCCTTCTGAACAGCCATTCAAGTGGAGTTAATGTGTCACTTTCAGTCAAAGCACTCTTTTTCCTAGtgcacaaagaaggaaaatggaaataattctgaaagTGCTATTCTATAGGTACAGAgtacttgatttttttatttttatttttatttttttttgtaattgctttttttaaattccttaaATCCATTTGTCTGTGGTATGTAAAACACAGTGTTGGTGTGCAACAGCAAGTACTGATTTGTGGtctgctgtcagcacagagTAACaatcaaaagctttttttccccatagtgTACTGTGCCAGAAAGCTGGCTTTGGggcactgctgctttcctgcaatGATTACAGATTTTTTCTGCCTCCCCTTGCCTGGAGGTCTTTGTGCTGCCAGGTACAGATCTCACTGATGTCCTCACTGAGGATGTACATGTAAGCAAGAGTGAGAGTTCTGCTGCTAGAAGTATCCAAATACTTTTGTATCAGCTGttaaagaagagcagaaaagtaAGATGTTTCTCTTGCACGAAAGTGAAATCATCACAGAGGCAGGAAGCCAACATATCGGGTTTCTTTGTCATCTTTTCAGAGTTAATAAATGTCCTGCAGCAAAACCCTGATGTTACACAACCTCATGTTTCCCTAAATCAATTTCTCTTCCACTTATGTACATTTTGACCACGCCATGCCGTACCTATGGCATCTCAGCAATGCCTCAttaaagctgcagcagagcagactCCATGCTGCTTGCTTTCCTACAACATCTGGCCTGCAAGAAGGTATTCATTCACTTGCTAAAATTAAGGCAAGCCCTGGCATACAGTCATTATGTACATACACAGTAatagcagtgctgtgcttgcagctgggaaaagaaaagggctTTTATATGGCTAATTGTTCAGTACTCATAGGTGATAGTTATTCCCATCTTGGTGTCTGTGTTGCTCAGTGTTGTCTTTTACCtctgaaaatgcagcaaagtTACATAGgacttcctcttctttctcattttttccctttccctgttAGAATTTCGCTACAAAATCAAAGGGATAGAAAGTACTGCTGGTATTTGTTTGCCCAAGGAATTGCTGCCACACAATTACAGCCATTGTATCTTGCATTCTCCACATTGTTGCTGTGAAGTGTGCAGGCAGCCAGCTCAGTGTGTGCAGCAAGTTTTTAGAGGAATTCCTGCATCCAAGCACAATAGGAGGAAAGGGCCAGATCCTCAGCAATCCAGATTCTTACATGAACTCTATAATGTTAACAGGGTTTTAGTAAAGCTGCTAAGTGCTGTGTTACATATATGCGAACACACGCATGCATGAGCATCCACCCCATAACAGAGAGATTATAATGCACTTGAccctgactgaaaaaaaaattagctcaGGTTTTCCCACAGACCATAGATTGCAAAGCATTTGTTCAGAAGGAAGCTCATCCCTCAGATTCAAATACTCATTAAGCCCATTCCCAATTCAATTTTCAGAGATCTGTCTCTGGGACAGAGAAATCCAGAGATGCTATCA from Lagopus muta isolate bLagMut1 chromosome Z, bLagMut1 primary, whole genome shotgun sequence carries:
- the LOC125686704 gene encoding urea transporter 2-like → MENSVDVKIETRGERKPRKQSQLSKGGKRVCRAVGYITGDMKEFGAWLKDKPIMIQFVDWVLRGISQVMFVNNPLSGLIVVAGFLVQNPWWTLTGCLGTVVSTLTALILGQDRSAIAAGLYGYNGVLVGLLIAVFSAKGDYHWWLLLPVALVSVTCPVFTSALGSVFSKWDLPVFTLPFNLALTLYLAASGPHNLFFPTTVIQPATTTPNITWTDADMSMLLQSIPIGVGQVYGCDNPWTGGIFLLALFISSPLICLHAAIGSAVGMLAALSLATPFSTIYSGLWSYNSSLSCIAIGGMFYAFTWQTHLLAIACALFSAYLGATMANMLSVFGVPPGTWSFCLSALTFLLMTTNHSAIYKLPLSKVTYPEANRAYYLKMKKHHMSCCDV